The DNA window GCGTTACCGGGTTCGACAGGCCCTGCAAGTTTCCAATTCCGTTCGAGATGCTCATAAGACTTCCTCCGTCCAATCACTTCATCGGCTAGTCCCTCTGACACTTTAGTACTTGATGACTATTTCCTGCGCTGCCCGTCTGCAATCCCAATCTGGCGCATGACCTGCTTCGCAATCCCCAGACCGCCATGCTTTGCAATCGCCGCCGCGACCGCCTCGGTGCCATAGCTGCTCATCGTATCGAGCGACGTGTCCCGGTCCGGATCGCCGGTGCCGAACCCTCCGCCACTCTCGTCCTCAGCGCCATCCTTACCTGCCTGCATCGGCTTCAGCAGCTCCTGCAGCATCATTCCTTCGAACTGTTGGGCCGCATCGGCCAGCTTGGCCTGCCGAGCCCGATCCGTCGGACTCAGTGCGCTCAAGCTCGCTGCAGCGTTTGCACTCTGCACTCTCGCAATGTTCATAGCACCTCGATCTCCGCCTCAAGAGCGCCCGCCGACTTCATCGCTTGAAGGATGGAGATCACATCGCGCGCCGTCGCTCCAATGCTCTGGAGGCTGCGTACAAGATCATCCACCGTCGATCCCTTCTTCAACTCGATTCGGTTGACTGGCTTATCCTTCACCTGGATCTGGGTCTGCTGCACGACCTGGGTCGTTCCCGTATTCGAGAAAGGGCTCGGCTGCGAGACCTGAAACTCACTGACGACGTTGATCGCCAGTCCCCCATGCAGGATCGATACAGGCTGAAGCACGACCGTTCCTCCGATAACGACGGTACCCGTTCGCTCATTCACGACCACCTTGGCCGTTGGATAGAACGGGACTTCGACAGCCTCCACCCGAGCGAGCAGAGAAGGGATATCTTCCCCAGGAGTGACCTCAAGGTCGATCTCGCGGCTGTCTACCGAACGTGCTGCCTCACGCCCCAGGTCCTTGTTAATGTAGGTCGCCATGGCCCCCGCGCTGCGAAAGTCCGCCTCATTCAACAGCAGGGTAAAGTTGTGCCGCCCGGCGAGTTCGAATGCCAGGCCACGCTCCACAATGGCTCCGGCAGGAATGCGCGCAGTCGTCGGGTGGTTGTAGGACTTCACATTGCCGTTGACGCTGAGCGCATATCCGCCCACCACCAGCGGCCCCTCACCTTCGGCATAGATCTTCCCATCGGGACCATAGAGCGGCGTCAACAAGAGAAGCCCACCCTCGAGGCTTTGCGCGTCGCCGGCAGATGCGACAGTTACATCGAGCTTTGTCCCGGGCCGCGAGAACGGAGGCAGCGTCGCCGAGATAAATACGGCGGCTAGGTTCTGTACCTTGATCGAGGACGCCGGCACACTCACTCCCATGCGCAGCAGCGTCGCTGCCAATGTCTGCAGCGGAAACGCTGTCTGCTGGCTGTCACCCGTGTTGTGCAGCCCCACCACGATCCCGTATCCAACCAGTTGATTGTCGCGAATGCCCTCGATGGACGCTATGTCCTTCACCCGCGCCAGGTGCGGTATGTCGGCTGGAGTAGCCGGGGCGACTGGCTCCACGGCCCAGCCCGCCG is part of the Granulicella aggregans genome and encodes:
- a CDS encoding flagellar basal body P-ring protein FlgI, whose product is MSQSGLRIHQSDLQGSRATLSPLARMGKRALTVSLRFTRRTLLRLSWAFWLLACGPAGWAVEPVAPATPADIPHLARVKDIASIEGIRDNQLVGYGIVVGLHNTGDSQQTAFPLQTLAATLLRMGVSVPASSIKVQNLAAVFISATLPPFSRPGTKLDVTVASAGDAQSLEGGLLLLTPLYGPDGKIYAEGEGPLVVGGYALSVNGNVKSYNHPTTARIPAGAIVERGLAFELAGRHNFTLLLNEADFRSAGAMATYINKDLGREAARSVDSREIDLEVTPGEDIPSLLARVEAVEVPFYPTAKVVVNERTGTVVIGGTVVLQPVSILHGGLAINVVSEFQVSQPSPFSNTGTTQVVQQTQIQVKDKPVNRIELKKGSTVDDLVRSLQSIGATARDVISILQAMKSAGALEAEIEVL